In Chlorobiota bacterium, the sequence ACTAACCCCATGGAGCTTCCCCATGATAGATTCCCGAAGGCTTTCAACAAACGTTGGGTCGTCCAGCGTGAAAGTCCGCTGGACCGGAAGCACCACCAACGCCAACCGCGACTTCCCGGAAGGGCTTTGCACCGCCAGCAGGCTGACCCCAACGGGGGGATTGCCAACATCGGCACGTTGCCAACCGGCTGGCGGAGTGATGCGGCACAGATACTGGTCGAAGCTCATCGGCTGGGCAACAAGCTGCGCGGCGGTGGCGCAAAGCAGCAGCAGTGAAATCGTGGAAGCGCGAAGCATCGGTATCATCAATTAGGCAGGGATTGGTTGCGCCGCCGGAAGCAGCGGGGGAACGTGTTCGGCGATTCGTTGCTGCATCCCTTCGGCGTACTCCCGAAGGATCATTTTATCGGCAGAGATTGGGGAAGGAAGCGGGGCAAGAAATTGCAGCTGGGCAGTGATGGAGCGAAGCCGCAGCACGCGCCACGCATGGGGCATAAACGGTTCGTCGGGGCGATGCCAGTACGCGAAATCGCGGTTGGCAAGGGTGGTTGGTTCGCCAGCGATGTGGGTGTAAAGGATCACGAACGGCTGCACCAGCACATCGCTTCCGGCCACCGTGTTGAACATGAACGGCTTAAAAGAATCCACCCGCCCGCCTTCGGTGGTTCCGCCTTCTGGGAACAAGGTGATGCGCGCCCCGTGGTGCATTTTATCAACCACCATTTTGGAGGATTTCACCGCCGAACGGAGCGAGGTCCGATCCAAGAAGATTGTGCCGCCAATCCGGGCAAAAATTCCCATCACTGGCCAATCGCGCACGTCATGGCGCGAAACAAACACCCCGCCGACAGTCCGTCCTGAAACAAGGATGTCAAGGTAGGAAACATGATTGCCGATGAACAGCCGCGCATCGGGGTGGCGTTCCCCTTGTGTGTTGATGCGCACCCCCATTAACCGAGCAACAATCCCACACCACACCGCCGTCAACCACATACTTACCCCATATCGGCTTTGCGTTCCAAACAAGGAGCCAAGGCCAATCACTACCAGAAAAAATGGGAACAGCAGTGCCATTGCTACTGCGATCAGTAATAACCGAATTATGCCCCGAACCGTGCTGTATGTTGGTTCCGCTGTCATCCGTATCCGTGTTGATTGGTATGAGTAGTAAAAAAAAGGCCGGGCGCAACTGTACCTTTGCACCCATGCGAAAACTTTCCCACGAAGAACTTCTGGCCCAACGCCTAACCGCCGCCGAAGTCCTCTCTACCGTGCGCCACCCAGTTGTCGGGATTTTGGAAGATATCCGCTCGCTCTACAACGTTGGGTCCTGCTTCCGCACCGCCGATGCGATGCTGCTTCAGCGGCTGATCCTGACTGGTTACACCCCAACGCCGCCGCGCAAGGAGATCAGCAAAACCGCGTTAGGAGCAACCGAAACCGTCCCGTGGGAATTCGTTGCCAACGGGGCCGAAGCGGTTGCGATGCTCCGCTTGCAAGGCTACCGAACCTACGCGCTGGAGCTTACCGACAGCAGCCTGCAACTTGGCACCGCCCAGCTTCCGCCGGGGCCGATTGCGTTTGTGGCCGGCAACGAAATCACCGGCGTTTCCGCCGCCACCCTTGCCGCCTGCGATGGAGCTATCGAGATACCGATGCACGGCGTAAAACACTCCTTGAACGTCGCCGTGGCGTTCGGAATTGCGGCGTGGGAGTTGGTGAAAAAAGGGGGGTAATCTCCAAAGATATTCCCCCCGCCAGGGCCTTACACCTCCTGCGCCTCGCCATGCACCATCGTCACCAACCCGGCGGCGAAGCTCATCAGGTCCTTTCCGGCGGCTTTGTTCTCCTCGGTGGCCATTGCGGCTTTGAAAGTGTCGCGGTCGGCAAAGGTCATTTCGGCAATCAGATAGTAGGGGGAGTCGGCCCCGAACGAACGGAGGTTCCGGCTTACCACAAGGCTTTGCAGCCCCGGCACCGCACGCATCAGCGGCGCGTGAACGCTATCGTAATGGGCATCGAATGCCTCGATGCTCTCTGGCTTCGTGAAGAACGCTGTCAGCTTGTACATGAGTTGGATTGTTGATAACCGTGAGTAGGATGTCGTCTTTATAAATTCTCTTCCCTTCTCCCCGCTCCCCGTCCCCCGCTCCCTGTCTCCCGCTCCCCCAAAATATCACTTCCCCTCCACTGGCAACCCCTCCATTCGCATAATCTCCAAAGCATTCGTGGTGGGGCAGGGACCCGGGCGCAGGCGGTAGTCGAAGGTCATCCGCCCGTTGTGGATTTCTTCGCGGAAATGGAGGTTGCTGATGCTTGCCAACTCATCGGCCAAGTGAACAAGCTCAAGGTCGTGGGTAGAGATCAGCCCCGCGCCGTTTCCGCCAGCCAAAGCCCGCACGTAGGAACGGCTGCCGATCAGCCGCTCGCGGTTGTTGGTCCCGCGGAAGATTTCATCTATCAGGAAAAAGAGTGGTTGATTGTGCGGCTGGCGCAACGCCGCAAGCAGGTCCCGCAGCCGCCGGACCTCGGCGTAGAAATAGCTGATGCCATCGTTGACCGAATCGGTGACGTTGATGCAGGTGAACAGCCGCATTGGCGCAACCCGCAACCGCTGCGCGCAGACCGGCCCGCCGGCATACGCCAGCACCAAGTTGGCCCCAAGCGTCCGGAGCATGGTGCTTTTGCCCGACATATTGGACCCTGTGACAATCGCCAGCGTGCCGGGCCGCTCGATGTGGTAATCGTTGGCAACCCGTGCATCGGTTCCAAGCAGCGGGTGGCCAATCTGCACAGCTTGCAGCAATGGGGATTGCTGGCCGTTCGCAGCCGTTTCAGCAACTTCTGGGAAGGTGAACTCTGGGTTCAAATCGGCAAGGTTTGCCAGCGAGCAAAGGGCCTCCAACTCATGCCAGCAATCCAGCCAGACGGGGACCTCTTCCCTAATTTTTTTTTGCTCCTGCGCAAGCCGCCACGCAAACCAGTAATCCCACGGCACCACGATATTGAACAGCAGCCGCGCCAACGGGTTCCCCTGCACGCTTGCTGCGGCGATAATCCTTCCAACGCCACGCAGCCGCGCCGATGGCCGCCGTGCGGGGTCGCGGAACGGCTGGCAGAGCTTGGCAAGGTCCGGCGCGCCGGCATACCCAAACCGCTCAAGATGGAGCAACACCGCGCCAAATCGGTGCAGGTGGACCTCCAAATCGAGCGCGTCGCTGTACAGTTCGCGGTAATCTTTCCCGCGGGCGATGTAGAGCAAGGCGTACACGCCAAGCGAGAAGGGCCAGGCAGCGGGAAGAACGTTCAGCAACGCAAGCAGCAGCAGCAACAGCGTGGTGCCGGCCAGTAGCAGCAACGCCACAAGCCACGGGAACAGGGATTGCTGGTTGGCGTGCGCTTGCAGCCATGCCATGAACTCCGCCCCGGTCCATCGCTCCTCCTGTTTCCGTGCCGCCAGCGCACCGGCCAGTGCCAGCCGGTCGCGGAACAGGGAGCGGGGAAGAAGCTGGCGCACCAGCGTTGCACGGCTCCGAATCAACCCCGGGTTGGCCTCGCGTTGCAGCAGCCACTGGCGCAACCGGTTGCTTCCTTCGGCGGAGACGGAAGTGTCAATCAGGTGGAGCAGCGAGCGTGGGCCGGTGATATTCAGATCGGTCTCGAACGGGTGGCCCTCAGTTGGCGGCAGGGTTGGGGGAAGGGGGATGTTCTCCCAATCATGCCGCATCCGCGCCAGGTGCGCCTGCTTAATCTCCATCCATCGGCGATACCGCCGGATACTTCGCTCCACCTTGCTGTGGCGGTGGGCCGCAACCGCAAATCCAGATAGTCCAACCGCCAGCAACGCCGCGCCAACCACTTGGTAGCCGGATTGATAGGCCACCGTCGCCAGCAGCACACTTCCTAAAAACAGCCCCAACCGGATGTACGAAAGCTGCCGGCTTTGCGCGGCGCGTTGGCGTACCCGGCGGGCAAGCCGCGCAAGGTGGCGTTCGGCCAGGGCTTGCAGTTGTTGGCTGGAAGGCATGAATTGGAGATGCTGTTAGCTTTTTGGAGATAGAGCGCAGTCGCAAAATTCCCGCGAAGATAGCCCCAGCCCGGCGGCTGCAATGCTCCATGTTGTTGCCTACGTTGAGAAGCGTTTCACTCTGCCAGAGGAAAGCAGTGGATCTACAAGGGAGGGCGTTGGCGAAGCAACCGAACGCAATGCCAGGTCGCCACCGCAGTAGCCCCCTCCCCGCCTCCCCCAATTCTGGGGGAGGGGCTGGCAGAAATGGCGTGAGCTTCAGAGAGAAAGGGGTCAATGGCCGAACCCATTTCCCCCCAGCATTGGGGGGGACGCGCAGCCGCTTGCGGGGGTAGCCGCCCCGACCTCCGTCGGGATTGATAAAAGGTCTTTAGCCTTCGGCGTCTATCACTCGGCCCCATCGGGATCGCCTCGGTGGCCAACGCGAAACACTGCCCGTTCGGTGGTTTCCCCGAACCCACCCCGCCCTGTCGGGCACCCCTCCGTTGGAGGGGAACGCTTCGGGAGGATTTGGAGGTAGCCGCCCCGACCGAGTTGGGGCGGCGTTATCAGGGCGAAACCCCGTGCCACACCAGCCCTGAAGGGGCGACCCATGCCAGCCCAGGGCAACGCCCTGGGAACAGAGCCAACCACCATGCAACACCAGCCCTGAAGGGGCGACCTCCATCCGGTTGGAGATGTTCTTGAGGGTGTGGATTTCCAATCGGTGCGGTGTGTGCAGGATTGATGGATGAATGGGGATGTCCCTTTAGGCTGCCCCTTCAGGGCGTTGGGATGTTTGGGGAACGATTCCCAGGGCGTTGCCCTGGGCTTTGATAGTTTGCCCCTTCAGGGCGAGGGAGGGGAAGGGTTCGGGAATTTTTGGATGAAGCCGGGCGCAACTCCGTGTGCTGGCCTTGCGCGTTGCTCCCCCTCTTGGGAGGGGGCGGGGGGGGGGGTTGGGGACACCCGCGAAACCGCATCCATTCGCGAATCTCAGGATCAGAGCCTTCCGGGGTCAGCGCGAACCCCCGCCCGTTCGGTGGCTCCCCCGAACTCACCCGCCCTGTTGGGCACCCCTCCGGGGGAGGGGACGCTTCGGGAGTTTTTAGAGGAAGATTGCAAGAACGGGGTAGCCGCCCCGACCTCCGTCGGGGTAGCCGAAGGTCTTTAGCCTTCGGCCTCTGGGCAGGCTAAAGACCTGTTATCAATCCCGATTCATTGGGGCCGCTACCCAGCGGGGAAAGCGGTCCGGTTCCCCCAAGTTCCGCTGGCTATCTGGTGGGGTTCTCTCGCCGCGCTGTCTTATCTTGCCGATATGCTTCCTGATGACTCCTCCGTGATGTTCCAGCAGTTTCTGCGCCGTGGCGTGCTTCCGTTTGTTGGTCGCCAGGCGGAGCTTGCGCGCATTCTCAACTTCTGGCAAGCAACGCCGGAAGCGGGGCGGCTGCGTGCGGGGCTGGTGCTGGCCGAAGCTGGTGTGGGAAAAAGCCGATTGCTGGAAGAAGCGATGACGCAGATTGAGGGGGCATCCGGCGCGGTAATCCATGCAAAATTTTATCCGGAAGGAACCAACCAACTTGGCCCGTTGTTGGCGCAATCCATTGGCGCGTCGGGGGCGGGTGGGGCGTTGCTGCGCGGCGTGGTGGAAGGAACCCGCCCGGCAGTGATTGCCGCGCTGCGCCGGATTGGACGGCTTCGCCCAGTCCTGTTGGTGCTGGAGGATATTCACCTGATTGATCCCGAATCCGCCGGCGAGCTTGCCACACTGCTGGACGCGCTGGCCGATGAAACCCTTTCGATTCTTGCACTTGCCCGCCCCACCGAGCTTCGCGTTCGCCCGATTCTGGAACGCTACTTGGTGGAGCGGATAGACCTTCAGCGGCTGGACCGCGATGCAATCGGCGCGATGTGGCTGGCGTTGTTCGCCACCCCAGCCGATGCCGGGGCAATCACACTGCTGGATGATCTGACCCAGGGGAACGCGCTGGCGCTCCGCTCCTGCATCCGTTCGGCGGTGGAGTCGGGGGCGTTGCGGAAAGGGAGGGATGGCGTTTGGGGATTCGACGATTCGCCCCAGACGCTCCGAACCACGCTGCGCCAGACGGTGGCACTGCTGGCCGAAGGAATGGTCCTGCACCTTACCCCAGCCGAACGCCACGCTGCCGAGCGGTTGGCTTGGTTGGGGGAGGTCTTTTCCATCGAGGCCGCTCGGCAGATGCTGGGCGATGCCGATTCCACATTGCAGGAATTAACGCGCAAAGGGATCACCACCACCACCGCCGTTTCGGTGCGCCCGTTGGCGGGGGTTGCGCCAAAGCCGGGGCGTGAGCACGTTCCCTATCCCACCAGTGCGGCTCCGTTAGTGGCGTTCACCCACACGCTCCTCCATCGGCATCTTGTGGAATCTTCCCTTCCCGACCCTGACCTGCTGGTGGCGTTGTTGGAGTCGGTTACGCCCCTGTATTCACTGCTTCCGTTGGTGCTGCTTGGCCAGACGATTCCCCGCTGCATGGTAGATACGCAGCGGATGTTTGCCGCAGCCGAGCGCGCCCGCTACATCGCCTGGATGTACAATTCGGTTGAGGATTCGGAGTCGGGGATTCGGGCGTTGGAGACCGCCGAAGCGATTGCTGCGCACTGCCGCAACGCGTTCGATCCTAATTTGCAGATGCGGTGGGAACGGAACCTTCTGCTTCATCGTGTTTCGCTTACGCGCCGTCGGTTCGATGACGAGTTCCGCGCCGCAGCCCAGCGGCTGTATCATCTTACCACCGAGCATCCAACCGAGCCGACCGTGCGCTTGGATGTGCTGATGTTCTATCTGAACGCCCGACACGATGCCGAGACCGCTTGGGCGGTTTGGGAGGAGGTTCAGCAGATCTATCAGCAGCACCCTGAGGTGGCGGGAACCGGTCAGTTCCAGAACGCGCTTTCGGTGGTGGCCAACCAGGCAACCGCCGTGGCCGATACGGCATTGCTGGGGGCCTGCACCACCCTTACGCAGGATCTGTTGAATTCCAGCGAGCTGAGCGATGAGCTGAAATCCGCCATCCAAAAACGGATATTCCCCACGCTCCTGGCACTGTATTCCACCCCGGACGAATTGGCCAGCCGGATGGAGATGTTCACGCGGCTGGAAGAAGAGACCGCAAACCACAACGATCACGAACGGTTCCACATCCGGCGGCTAAGTTTCCTTGCGCACACGGGCCAACTGCGGGAAGTGCTGGCGCGTGCTGGCGATGCCGTGCGGATCTACACCGACCGAGGGGATTGGCATCCGGCGTTGTATTGCATGATGGATCGCCTGCTTGCGCTTGCTGCCTTTGGCGAGCCGCTTCCGAACATCGCCAACGCCTTCTACCGGCTGTGCGACCAAACCCCGAT encodes:
- a CDS encoding EthD family reductase, coding for MYKLTAFFTKPESIEAFDAHYDSVHAPLMRAVPGLQSLVVSRNLRSFGADSPYYLIAEMTFADRDTFKAAMATEENKAAGKDLMSFAAGLVTMVHGEAQEV
- a CDS encoding AAA family ATPase — encoded protein: MLPDDSSVMFQQFLRRGVLPFVGRQAELARILNFWQATPEAGRLRAGLVLAEAGVGKSRLLEEAMTQIEGASGAVIHAKFYPEGTNQLGPLLAQSIGASGAGGALLRGVVEGTRPAVIAALRRIGRLRPVLLVLEDIHLIDPESAGELATLLDALADETLSILALARPTELRVRPILERYLVERIDLQRLDRDAIGAMWLALFATPADAGAITLLDDLTQGNALALRSCIRSAVESGALRKGRDGVWGFDDSPQTLRTTLRQTVALLAEGMVLHLTPAERHAAERLAWLGEVFSIEAARQMLGDADSTLQELTRKGITTTTAVSVRPLAGVAPKPGREHVPYPTSAAPLVAFTHTLLHRHLVESSLPDPDLLVALLESVTPLYSLLPLVLLGQTIPRCMVDTQRMFAAAERARYIAWMYNSVEDSESGIRALETAEAIAAHCRNAFDPNLQMRWERNLLLHRVSLTRRRFDDEFRAAAQRLYHLTTEHPTEPTVRLDVLMFYLNARHDAETAWAVWEEVQQIYQQHPEVAGTGQFQNALSVVANQATAVADTALLGACTTLTQDLLNSSELSDELKSAIQKRIFPTLLALYSTPDELASRMEMFTRLEEETANHNDHERFHIRRLSFLAHTGQLREVLARAGDAVRIYTDRGDWHPALYCMMDRLLALAAFGEPLPNIANAFYRLCDQTPIPIEDHDRMNFSQWGTAIGLLRMEPEWASAMAQHALKGIEYPIPSALIATACSDWPLAASRFQQPWPPQLIITREAWQTLRDAATLLANPAQPADVASILQQLCQLLRRPITRLYDLLSITSGLRLAQQLGPDATAQGMDTAMAEAVAHAIEAVAGWLCQRELAGFARPFFQEFGAILQADQQRGIEKEIAEIEKRWQLESARNSSARPLKISMIGKIAVEGEDGTMTPLRGGRIKLVLALMVADVMIDRRLNHREFVQLAGGDEDGDDMELARKKRNMTIARIREAIGTEAIITGGETPVLNLERVEVDILRADSLLRRTLAALRERSLVRAYPLLREALELARGDVPFPSLYDPFFEAVREDFEFRLRSAILAVGRGLLAEGDAAAAETILRRGYMALPEDEEIGDFLREALIAQGKHVEAERLKAMAEG
- a CDS encoding 1-acyl-sn-glycerol-3-phosphate acyltransferase, giving the protein MTAEPTYSTVRGIIRLLLIAVAMALLFPFFLVVIGLGSLFGTQSRYGVSMWLTAVWCGIVARLMGVRINTQGERHPDARLFIGNHVSYLDILVSGRTVGGVFVSRHDVRDWPVMGIFARIGGTIFLDRTSLRSAVKSSKMVVDKMHHGARITLFPEGGTTEGGRVDSFKPFMFNTVAGSDVLVQPFVILYTHIAGEPTTLANRDFAYWHRPDEPFMPHAWRVLRLRSITAQLQFLAPLPSPISADKMILREYAEGMQQRIAEHVPPLLPAAQPIPA
- a CDS encoding TrmH family RNA methyltransferase; translation: MRKLSHEELLAQRLTAAEVLSTVRHPVVGILEDIRSLYNVGSCFRTADAMLLQRLILTGYTPTPPRKEISKTALGATETVPWEFVANGAEAVAMLRLQGYRTYALELTDSSLQLGTAQLPPGPIAFVAGNEITGVSAATLAACDGAIEIPMHGVKHSLNVAVAFGIAAWELVKKGG